AAATAAAACCAATATTTTCAAGCAATATGATGTGTTTATAAAGTTGGGGTTAACGGTAGTGTAAAACAATCTGTGCTTAAGTAAAAATAAATCCCCCTTTCTAGATTAGTAAATAATTCTAATTAGAAAGGGGGATTTTTATGGGTGGATTACCAAGAGAAGTATTAAGAGAAATGATAGCAGGAGGAAATTTATACATCTTTTAAATTTTTTAGCATTATTTCTTGTCAGAATGGAATCATTCTTTTCCTTAAAGCACCAAGTTATTTATACCCCTTTAGATTTTGATATTTCCTCTAAAGTTAAGTTGGGTATTTTTGTTCCACTTATCTTGGAAGCAACCATTAAAATAACTACCATAAGTCCTATAGCAAAAAGTAGAGTAGCTACACTACCGGTTAAACCAGCTATAGCGTAGGCCATTAAACTAGCAGCAGCATTTATTAGGGCATAGGGCACTTGTGTTTTGACGTGGTCAACATGATCACATCCTGCACCGGTTGAAGCTAAAATAGTTGTATCGGATATAGGAGAACAATGATCTCCAAACAATCCACCGGAAAGTACAGCTCCAATACTGGCATACATAGGAGCTCCTAAGGAATGAGCCATTGGTATGGCGATGGGGATTAATATTGCAAAGGTTCCCCATGATGATCCAGTAGAAAAGGACATGATTGCTCCAGCAATAAATATTATACTAGGTATTGCCCAAGAAGGTATGGTGTTTTGTGAGATTTCTACAATATAATTTGCAGTACCCATTCCTTTAATAACGGAACTTAAGGACCACGCTAGAACTAATATAATAGCAACTGTCATCATTTTCTGCATGCCTTTAATATAAGTATCAAAAGCCTCATCAACTTTCTTGACTTTGTAATATACCATCATCCCCATCAGAACCAGTGCTGCTAAAAAATAACCAGTAGTCAGTGCTGTTCTAAATACCCCTCCTGGTACCGGTTGAAGTGGAAATCCTTTAGGGATTAAAAGACCAAACAATGTAACCAATAGAACCAATATAGGTAGCCAAACTAAGACAGCTTTACTATTATGATGGACTTCTATCCTTGAATCTGATTGACGTAAAAGCTTTGCTCCTGGCCAGAAGGTCTCCCCTGTTTCCTGGGTTCTTTTTTCTGCCTTTGCCATTGGTCCAAATTCTATACCCGTAAAAGCCACCAAGGGTACCATGAGTATAGCTAGTATTGGATAGAACTGAAAGGGTATGGCACGAACAAATGCAGTCCAATCAGATTCAAGGATATTTAAAACTTCATATTCTCTTTGTATCAATCCCATAACATATACTCCCCAACCTATGAAAGGTACCAATACACATACAGGAGATGCTGTAGAATCTATAATCCAAGCCAGCTTTTCTCTAGATATTCTAATTTTATCCGTAATAGGTTCAAATATAGGTCCTATAATAAGAGGTGTTCCTAAATCTGAAAAGAATATACCAATTCCCCCTAGCCAAGCTGATAACTGAGCTTTTGCCCTTGTGTTAATGTACTTAGATACACTTTTAGCAAATGCCACAGCTCCACCTGAGGATTCAATCAAGGTGACAAACCCTCCAATAAACACTAATAAAACCAGTACGCCTGCATTATAGCTGTCCGTCAGTTGAACAAATAAGTAGTCTTGTACCATGGTAGTAATTCCTGTAATAGGGTTTCCACCTACTAATACCAAGATACCGGCTAACCCCCCAAGAAAAAGCGAAACTATAACATTTTTTGTAATGATAGATAATGCAATTGCCAGTATGGGTGGTAATAATGATAAAATTCCCATGTGTTCCATAATGCAATTCCCCCTTTTATAAATAGAATCTATATAAATGAATACCGTTATAA
This Natronincola ferrireducens DNA region includes the following protein-coding sequences:
- a CDS encoding Na+/H+ antiporter NhaC family protein, producing the protein MEHMGILSLLPPILAIALSIITKNVIVSLFLGGLAGILVLVGGNPITGITTMVQDYLFVQLTDSYNAGVLVLLVFIGGFVTLIESSGGAVAFAKSVSKYINTRAKAQLSAWLGGIGIFFSDLGTPLIIGPIFEPITDKIRISREKLAWIIDSTASPVCVLVPFIGWGVYVMGLIQREYEVLNILESDWTAFVRAIPFQFYPILAILMVPLVAFTGIEFGPMAKAEKRTQETGETFWPGAKLLRQSDSRIEVHHNSKAVLVWLPILVLLVTLFGLLIPKGFPLQPVPGGVFRTALTTGYFLAALVLMGMMVYYKVKKVDEAFDTYIKGMQKMMTVAIILVLAWSLSSVIKGMGTANYIVEISQNTIPSWAIPSIIFIAGAIMSFSTGSSWGTFAILIPIAIPMAHSLGAPMYASIGAVLSGGLFGDHCSPISDTTILASTGAGCDHVDHVKTQVPYALINAAASLMAYAIAGLTGSVATLLFAIGLMVVILMVASKISGTKIPNLTLEEISKSKGV